The nucleotide sequence acTAGTATATCAGAAcattaaatgtcaaaataaacCAGGTAAATCTATTATATAAGAGAGTATTATTTTCAGcggaaaaaaacttttcaaaaaaagttaaaactatcATGAAAGAAATACTTTGTAATTATATTCTTGAACGCAGCTTGACACGAAGCAAGAAATTACATGCAATTTCTTCCTAAGTAAAAATATTGCACGTCGCTTGTCATTATGCACGTCACTTGTCACTTAATCATGGCTGTCGCTAACAAAAATTCCATCAGTAAATTATACAAATTCCTacctaaaatttcaaatattttgtgatcggtttaaaaatgaaaataaaaatgctatgtaaaataaacaagaaaaaaatagcCAGTGAATaactggcaataattatatctggtGCTGCTTTGCTTTTGAAGTCTGATAAACAGGTTGGTTGTTACGCCAGAGCCGATAATATTGCAAGTGCGACAtattgcatgaaacaatcagctgaacttcatctgcgcatgcttttgtaATCTACCCTTTCTTTAAATAGCTATTGAGAGAACAGATTATCAGGACCAATCTTAAAATATCTTGACAACCAAAGGTTATCATATTAAAGAATTTTCATGTGCTACTCAAATTTATTACTACGTATGGTAGGGAAATATCCAATAGTCTTTAAAAAATGTGCAGATgtaatttatgtattttgaCTAAGAACTCCCTATATCTCAGAACAGAGCGATATTTTATATACGTGCTCTGGTTAAATGTTCATATTTTAGGCCTTCTGTGTTAAGCATTTACAGATAATAATAAGTATAGAAGTTAAATATTGGAGCAATCGTATATGCTTTATTATACTTCATCTTACATAGATGGTCAgtcaaaataatgataaacatGCTCGGTCATCTCCTAATGTAGACTTATAACAAAGTAAAATAAGGTTGTTCGAAACGTTCTGCCTTAGTGATCAATGCACTCGGTTACATTAGCTGCTTTTGTGAGTTCATTTTAGTttagttacaaataaataattttaaatccaTCAAGATCTGCTCTTTTTCCtcgtaatataatttttatattaccgaacatgaaaaattttagtttaatgaCATTGGAATATATTTGGATTGATCTGTATTTTACGTTTTAGAACTGGCGTCAAAAGAATTATCGAAGGTCATTTAGAACTTTCTGCTCGAGCTGGTGAAGGAAAATTCACCGTGAAGTATAATACTTCTCCATTAAATACCCAAGCACATCTTATTGTACTTGGTACTGATTATGACAATTATGCTGTTTTATGGAGTTGTAGTGGATTTGGACCTATACACACACGTAAGTTACTAATAATGAGCATAGTTGTAGACACTAtacctaattttatttttagaaagcGTTTGGGCTATGACAAGGGAACGTTTGCCAGCTAATCCAGTCCTTCAGATGATTTACGGTATTTTAGATGAATATAAAATAAGCAGAAACTTTTTCATTAAGACGGATCAAGAAGGTTGCGCTATAGCAGCATCGGACATCAATGCAGCTAATGGAATTACAAGTATATCCACAATAGTGGAGTCAACAGGATTACCTCAACGAAATACACAAACTTCAAGTAGAGAAATTGAAGAGGAACAAATTAGGCTTGCAGATAAAGGCAACTCTACTGATAATGATTCAAATAGTAATAGCCACAAAACCAATATTAAACAAGAACGTCACTCTGTCGATATAAACGtggaaacaaataaatatgcTACCAATTTAGAAATGCAGCGAGAAAATGTTCAGCCAAAAAGTCTTGTACAAGATAAACTCATAAATCAAGTAAAGACTATTCCTTTTGTCTCCGAGCCTGTGAAAATTGAGCTAGTTAAAAACCCAGTTATAAGTGAATCAGGCAATATACAAAATGCTTGGAAAACTGTATTAACTGTTACTGAAGCTGATATTGAGTCAAAAACCGTCtcagaaaacaaagaaaagacCATAGAAGTAGGCgaaacattaaaaaacaatagaaattaacagtaatataataaaaaaaaaatttgcaattgAATCATCCACATACGGTGATGCTACTCAAGAAGCAAAAGTATCAGTAATAATctctaaaaaattgaagaaaatattatagaagagaaatttcaatagatttcaataaatcaagctaaatttttttattatagatatataccatttatgtattatgtacaaaaaatgACTATTTAGCTAGAATGTAATTCGATCTATTTCTATTGATAACCCAGATAATACAGGATATAAGATGTAAATACGTATAGTATAACTCGTTGAAtgcataaaatattcattactgATGCCTACATCACTATTCATAATATATAGTGACATATTATTTAGAGTATATACAtcttttcaagaaatatatatatatatatatatatatatatatatatatgacacATAAATGTAAAAAGAATGAATGATGCTCTGagtatatacttttttatacataaaatattttttatttgataccCACATTAATTCTTCCAgcattttgattttaggtttctattgatagaaaaatagtTCCAAAAAGTggtaaaaaaagatttttcgaCCTTTTTCGgtatatttgagaatatttttataaacaccGAAGTAGGttgaaacttcaatttttacctgtgtttttaaactaattttttatcaaaggagacctaaaatcaagacaatttatctcaaaaaatatctaagaaataaaaatatagagaaaaatagtCCGTGTTTACCCAAGGAAAGTATAATTTGAGTATACACGGGATGAATGAGGTGTACCCTGAATATTTGACTATATTCTAGGTATAAGCCAAATATACACCATATATATACCATGGAACTGTATgattctttcaaataaaatattttattaatttactcaCTCTATAAGGCTATTTATTATACGATCTATCCCTTGACATCatcattatttgattaaaaaaaaatgtgtggCTATCCTTAACAacacaatttttgtctgaaattttattttctcttgaCAAAAATAATGCCGAAGGATGAgtagaatttttaaatcaattgttATTAGTGATTGCAGTGAAAAGTCcccaaaataattttcaaaattaatttatttggacACGAGGACCTtcataaattacaaattatcatttaaaaatagcATCTACCTTTAAACCAGACTCTCGCGAGGCAGCTTCCTAGAGGCTCGAAACGGAGCGACATCGAGGCGTTGTAAGGGAAGGCGAATGGACCCTAACACACTGTCCACTTGCGTTCCCTCGTATGGCCACGCGGAGAGGATCGgactttacatatttttatgcTGTTTTTATGTTTCTACAAAATAGTTAATCTTAGATTCGAAATTGAAgagaagtttttataaaaagtgaaaaaaaatgttaacagAAATAATTCAAGAAGAAACTTCCGCATTCcgaagttttatttataaattcatgaCCAGAAATCGTAAAACGACGTAATCCATGATATCTTAATTGAATTGAAGGTCACATTAATTGCATATTAAACATATTTCGTTAGGAGCAATTCTGAAATTAATTTAGAAGGCCTCTTCAAAAGTACTTGACAGAATTTAAATGCAGTCGATAAACAATGAGTATTAGGAAAATAATTGCTGATAAGATTTTATATAGTCTCACTCATGGAAAAATTTGGCAACAAAGTATATCGACAATGATCTAAAAAACTGAAAGCAATGacctaaaaaaataactagagaAAATAATAGAGTGGATTTATTATGAATAGGTGGAAAGTTAAGCCAGAAATGAAATATATCCCTATGTTGTAaagaattgaagtttaaaattgaaattcttcgAGATCATTTCTTCACATAATAAAGAATAAGACTCTTTTTTCTGAATATCCCTCTTAGTATTGGGTTCAATTCCGTCACAACTAACTCACGAATATAAgtttaaagtttaaataaatcaactttcagatgagaaaataaatgaaatgtcgTTTTTCACTAGTGCAAAATGTGTCAAAAAAACGACAGATAATTATGGGCCATATGCTTAATTAATAATGATTCAATTTTAGACATAAATGACattttctacttattttatttcacatatcaatattattgttataataatgaTGAAGCATCaatcaattattcatttttccataTAATCATTAAGATCATtagtaaaatagaaataaagcACTTGCGAATAACATATCAAAAACACTGATTACCAAGTCCcatatttttggaagaaaaaagaTATGGGATAAAAATAGGAGATACAAATGTTTTTACGCAAATTGTTTAGCTCCCCCTGTAAGCAATTTTAGTTGTATAAGTAGATATATATGTCGGTTCAATTTAAATAGTATATATAGTATCTCGACTTCCTTGAAGTGTCATACCTGTATTCTTTATTGTTATCTataataacaaattgaaaacattatattattatagtgAAAAATTTATCCAAAGGTTTCAGATAAATATTCGTGTACGGCAAAAACAATTGTATTAGTTTAGACGTTAAAGATGTTTACAGTCATCATATGCATATTGGTAGTTTCCAAAATTACTACAGCACAAATACCTTCAGTTGGTTCTTGTCCTAATGTTGAAACTGTTCAGAATTTTGATGTAGCAAGGGTTTGTatcatttccatatttattgTGAATGTATAAAATCACTTAACTCATTGTTAgtaagaaataaatcaaaatacaatAGTGAATATCATCAGAATACCTATATTGTAACGTTAATAAATAGTGAATAAAAACAGGTGTGACACGATGAGTTTGGATTGAAAGTAATGGCAAATTGAGTCATTATAATAgtctaaaaataataagttgTGAAGAAAACGGTATTTTGATCCTAAAAGACTAAACATATAATATTTAAGTAGTTGACATGCTATATTGTGAAAACATGTTAATATTATCAAACAAACATTACGGCGTAGAATTTCTCAACCTTCAAATATTAATTGCGTTGTTTTGTTagtaataattcaataatttttagtacCTTGGAAAATGGTTTGAAATGGAACGATACTTTGCTATATTTGAACTTGGAGGTAAATGTGTAACCGCTGAGTATTCACTTCATGACAATGGTACTGTTCATGTGAGGAACCAACAACTACAATTTTAGTAAGTACTTTCACTAAGTGAAAAACATAATCATAATAATCAGTTTCAACCACAATACTTTTCTTATGtgtcatatttcaaaatta is from Diorhabda carinulata isolate Delta chromosome 1, icDioCari1.1, whole genome shotgun sequence and encodes:
- the LOC130897159 gene encoding apolipoprotein D-like, translated to MIQLSIFFVILMLTRAQVPSLGSCPDYIPMADFDIDSFLGKWYEAERYFQFMEVGSRCVITDYARGPSGKIYVSNEVTNRLTGVKRIIEGHLELSARAGEGKFTVKYNTSPLNTQAHLIVLGTDYDNYAVLWSCSGFGPIHTQSVWAMTRERLPANPVLQMIYGILDEYKISRNFFIKTDQEGCAIAASDINAANGITSISTIVESTGLPQRNTQTSSREIEEEQIRLADKGNSTDNDSNSNSHKTNIKQERHSVDINVETNKYATNLEMQRENVQPKSLVQDKLINQVKTIPFVSEPVKIELVKNPVISESGNIQNAWKTVLTVTEADIESKTVSENKEKTIEVGETLKNNRN